One genomic window of Novosphingobium aureum includes the following:
- the aqpZ gene encoding aquaporin Z, which yields MSKRLAAEFFGTFWLVFGGCGAAVLAAGVPNLGIGFAGVALAFGLTVVTMAYAVGGISGGHFNPAVSLGCALGGRMPWSDLLPYWVAQVIGGLVAGSVLYVIASGVSGFTPGAFATNGYAELSPGGYSLLAGALIEVVLTAGFIVVILGSTSTMAPAGFGPLAIGLALTLIHLVSIPVTNTSVNPARSTGVAFFAETAAVGQLWLFWVAPLAGAAIGALIWRGLLEPE from the coding sequence ATGTCCAAGCGACTGGCCGCAGAATTCTTCGGTACTTTCTGGCTCGTCTTCGGCGGATGCGGCGCGGCAGTTCTGGCCGCGGGCGTGCCAAACCTCGGTATCGGTTTCGCCGGGGTGGCGCTGGCCTTCGGGCTGACGGTGGTGACCATGGCCTATGCCGTGGGGGGGATTTCGGGCGGCCATTTCAACCCGGCGGTATCGCTGGGCTGTGCGCTGGGCGGACGGATGCCGTGGAGCGACCTGCTTCCCTACTGGGTGGCGCAAGTCATCGGAGGGCTCGTGGCCGGCAGTGTTCTCTACGTCATCGCCTCGGGTGTCTCGGGGTTCACCCCCGGCGCGTTTGCCACCAATGGTTACGCAGAGTTATCGCCGGGCGGCTATTCGCTACTCGCGGGAGCGCTGATCGAGGTCGTGCTGACGGCGGGCTTCATCGTGGTCATCCTTGGTTCTACCTCGACCATGGCTCCGGCGGGCTTCGGTCCGCTTGCCATCGGTCTGGCCCTGACCCTGATCCACCTCGTCTCGATCCCTGTCACCAATACCTCGGTCAATCCTGCGCGCTCGACAGGGGTGGCCTTCTTTGCCGAGACAGCGGCGGTCGGGCAGCTCTGGCTGTTCTGGGTGGCTCCGCTGGCCGGTGCTGCAATCGGAGCGCTGATCTGGCGCGGGCTGCTCGAGCCCGAGTGA
- a CDS encoding glycosyltransferase family 87 protein, giving the protein MGAAFLRDMDWLGAERARGYLWVLAVLNIAMLAILLTTSHGGVDANGFLIGTDFISFWTSGQMLHSAGNPYDGAAHIAAQRALHASPGAYTAFFYPPSFLPFCWPLGWLGYFPALGLWLIATGALFVAALRGWWREAEAGIPFWLALAAYPAMAIVITHGQTSWLVGGLLGIGLLNARTRPVLAGICLGLATVKPQFGVLVPLALLASREWKVVFVAAGTAVVLAALSALAFGPQVWPDWLAASGRAQEAMREGAVDFGKMVSVFAALRLVGIGATLAYAVQAVAGLAVAALTLGAAWKRRWNSGLASLVLAGAPLVTPFVLDYDMVLVAFPLLWLAGEGLRLGFAPYEKLVLLVTFAATAFARPLAMHAGLPIMPLVLVAFFALVWRRATRGSRAH; this is encoded by the coding sequence ATGGGGGCTGCTTTCTTGCGCGATATGGACTGGCTGGGTGCCGAAAGGGCGCGCGGGTACCTGTGGGTGCTGGCCGTCCTGAACATCGCCATGCTCGCGATCCTGCTTACGACCTCGCATGGCGGGGTGGACGCCAACGGTTTTCTCATCGGCACCGACTTTATCAGTTTCTGGACCAGCGGGCAGATGCTGCACTCTGCGGGCAATCCTTATGACGGCGCCGCGCATATCGCCGCCCAGCGCGCCCTGCACGCATCGCCCGGCGCCTATACCGCGTTCTTCTACCCGCCCTCGTTCCTGCCGTTCTGCTGGCCGCTCGGCTGGCTCGGATACTTTCCGGCGCTGGGTCTCTGGCTGATTGCGACAGGCGCGCTCTTCGTCGCGGCACTGCGTGGGTGGTGGCGCGAGGCGGAGGCAGGTATTCCGTTCTGGCTCGCGCTCGCGGCTTATCCGGCCATGGCGATCGTGATCACGCACGGGCAGACTTCGTGGCTGGTTGGCGGACTGCTCGGGATCGGGCTGCTCAATGCGCGCACGAGGCCGGTCCTCGCGGGTATCTGCCTCGGCCTTGCCACCGTCAAGCCGCAGTTCGGCGTGCTCGTGCCGCTCGCGCTGCTCGCCTCGCGCGAGTGGAAGGTGGTGTTCGTCGCTGCGGGCACCGCCGTCGTGCTCGCGGCCTTGAGCGCACTCGCCTTCGGACCGCAGGTCTGGCCCGACTGGCTGGCGGCGAGCGGGCGGGCACAGGAAGCGATGCGCGAGGGCGCGGTTGACTTCGGCAAGATGGTGAGCGTGTTCGCGGCGCTGCGCCTCGTCGGCATCGGTGCAACACTGGCCTATGCCGTACAGGCAGTGGCAGGTCTTGCCGTTGCGGCGCTGACGCTCGGGGCAGCGTGGAAGCGGCGCTGGAATTCCGGGTTGGCGAGCCTTGTCCTGGCAGGCGCGCCGCTGGTGACGCCTTTCGTGCTCGATTACGACATGGTCCTCGTTGCCTTCCCGCTGCTGTGGCTCGCGGGCGAGGGTTTGCGGCTCGGTTTCGCGCCCTACGAAAAGCTGGTCCTGCTCGTGACCTTCGCCGCGACCGCTTTTGCGCGGCCGCTGGCGATGCATGCTGGCCTGCCGATCATGCCGCTGGTGCTCGTCGCCTTCTTCGCGTTAGTCTGGCGACGGGCAACCCGCGGCTCACGCGCGCATTAG
- a CDS encoding YraN family protein translates to MGAGERRGERRARAEREGRRAELLAAWYMRLQGWSVLEKRMKTARGEIDLVLRRGHTLCLLEVKWRAQEQDRDTAIDGWRLRRVADAAPLAAARHARPGDSVRIDVLLLSPGCWPRHLVNAWMPCD, encoded by the coding sequence ATGGGGGCAGGTGAACGAAGAGGCGAACGGCGCGCGCGTGCCGAGCGCGAGGGACGCCGGGCGGAGTTGCTGGCGGCCTGGTACATGCGGCTGCAGGGCTGGAGCGTGCTCGAGAAGCGCATGAAGACCGCGCGCGGCGAGATCGATCTCGTGCTGCGCCGGGGGCACACGCTCTGCCTGCTCGAGGTGAAATGGCGCGCGCAAGAGCAGGACCGCGACACGGCAATAGATGGCTGGCGGCTGCGCCGTGTGGCCGATGCGGCCCCACTTGCAGCGGCGCGCCATGCAAGGCCCGGTGACAGCGTGAGGATCGACGTCCTGCTGCTGTCACCGGGATGCTGGCCAAGACACCTCGTCAATGCCTGGATGCCCTGCGACTGA
- a CDS encoding AAA family ATPase yields MQRFEGTRDYVATDDLKVAVNAAVLLRRPLLVKGEPGTGKTVLAEQIAAALDAPLITWNVKSTTKAHQGLYEYDAVARLRDGQLGEERVHDIANYIRKGKLWEAFTSERLPVLLIDEIDKADIEFPNDLLAELDRMAFDVYETGEHVAAKERPIVVITSNNEKDLPDAFLRRCFFHYISFPDRETMQAIIDVHFPGIQKTLVRRAMEIFYELREVPGLKKKPSTSELLDWLKLLMNEDMPLDVLQSSEPGKAIPPLHGALLKNEQDVMLFERLAFMARRGN; encoded by the coding sequence ATGCAGCGCTTCGAAGGGACCCGCGACTATGTCGCTACCGACGATCTCAAGGTCGCGGTCAATGCCGCCGTGCTCCTGCGCCGTCCGTTGCTGGTCAAGGGCGAGCCGGGCACGGGCAAGACCGTGCTGGCCGAACAGATCGCAGCCGCACTCGATGCGCCATTGATCACCTGGAACGTCAAGTCGACGACCAAGGCGCACCAGGGCCTCTACGAGTACGATGCGGTCGCGCGCCTGCGCGACGGACAGCTCGGCGAGGAGCGCGTCCACGACATCGCCAACTACATCCGCAAGGGCAAGCTGTGGGAGGCCTTCACCTCCGAGCGCCTGCCGGTCCTGCTGATCGACGAGATCGACAAGGCCGACATCGAGTTCCCCAACGACCTGCTCGCCGAACTCGATCGCATGGCCTTCGACGTCTACGAGACCGGCGAACACGTCGCGGCTAAGGAACGCCCGATTGTCGTCATCACCTCGAACAACGAGAAGGACCTGCCCGACGCCTTCCTGCGCCGCTGCTTCTTCCACTACATCTCCTTTCCCGACCGCGAGACGATGCAAGCGATCATCGATGTCCACTTCCCCGGCATCCAGAAGACGCTGGTGCGCCGCGCGATGGAGATCTTCTACGAATTGCGCGAGGTCCCCGGGCTCAAGAAGAAGCCTTCGACCAGCGAACTGCTCGACTGGCTCAAGCTGCTTATGAACGAGGACATGCCGCTCGATGTCCTGCAGAGCAGCGAGCCGGGCAAGGCGATCCCGCCACTCCACGGCGCACTGCTCAAGAACGAACAGGACGTGATGCTGTTCGAACGCCTCGCCTTCATGGCGCGCAGGGGGAACTGA
- the parE gene encoding DNA topoisomerase IV subunit B has translation MSDDLFDEIPKSTGEAYDGSAIEVLEGLEPVRRRPGMYIGGTDERALHHLVAEVLDNAMDEAVAGHANRIEVTLEEEPGTAGRITITDNGRGIPVDEHPKYPGKSALEVILSTLHSGGKFSGKAYATSGGLHGVGISVVNALSTKTRVEVARNKELYAQEFSKGQTLGPIQKVGAAPNRRGTSVTFTPDTEIFGEQKFKPARLFKLVRSKAYLFAGVEIRWKCSPSLATEEIPAEATFQFPGGLADHLAEQVKGRECVTVEAFSGSQDFPANEEGLEQGRVEWAIAWPLYSDGAYSWYCNTIPTPDGGTHEQGLRAALTKGIRAFAELVGEKKKAKDITPDDVVTGSEIMLSVFIRDPQFQSQTKDRLTSPEAARLVENAVRDHFDHFLTHNLDRGKALLGAVIERVEDRLRRKAEREVKRKTATNAKKVRLPGKLTDCSGEGEGETELFIVEGDSAGGSAKQARDRKTQAILPIRGKILNVASASADKIRANQEIADLMLALGCGVRKDCNADNLRYDRIIIMTDADVDGAHIATLLMTFFFQEMPDIVRKGHLYLAQPPLYRLTAGSTSAYARDDAHRAELEKTQFKNKKVEVGRFKGLGEMNPQQLRETTMAPASRSLIRITLPPEYEDRAAVKDLVDRLMGRNPEHRFHFIQNRAGDLDRDLIDA, from the coding sequence ATGTCCGATGACCTGTTCGACGAAATCCCCAAATCCACCGGCGAAGCCTATGACGGTTCCGCGATCGAGGTCCTCGAAGGGCTGGAACCGGTCCGCCGGCGCCCCGGCATGTACATCGGCGGCACCGACGAGCGTGCCTTGCACCATCTCGTCGCCGAAGTGCTCGACAATGCGATGGACGAGGCGGTCGCCGGTCACGCCAACCGTATCGAGGTCACGCTCGAGGAAGAGCCGGGTACGGCAGGCCGCATCACGATCACTGACAACGGGCGCGGCATCCCGGTCGACGAGCACCCCAAGTATCCTGGCAAGTCCGCGCTCGAGGTAATCCTCTCGACGCTGCACTCGGGCGGCAAGTTCTCGGGCAAGGCCTATGCCACCTCGGGCGGCCTGCACGGCGTCGGCATCTCGGTAGTCAACGCGCTCTCGACCAAGACCCGCGTCGAGGTTGCCCGCAACAAGGAACTCTACGCACAGGAGTTTTCCAAGGGCCAGACACTCGGACCGATCCAGAAGGTCGGCGCGGCGCCGAACCGGCGCGGCACCTCTGTCACCTTCACCCCCGACACCGAAATCTTCGGCGAGCAGAAGTTCAAGCCCGCGCGCCTGTTCAAGCTGGTTCGCTCCAAGGCCTATCTCTTCGCAGGCGTGGAAATCCGCTGGAAGTGCTCGCCCTCGCTCGCGACCGAGGAAATCCCGGCCGAGGCCACCTTTCAGTTCCCCGGCGGCCTTGCCGATCACCTTGCCGAACAGGTCAAGGGACGCGAATGCGTTACCGTCGAGGCCTTCTCGGGTTCGCAGGACTTTCCGGCCAACGAGGAGGGCCTCGAACAGGGCCGGGTCGAATGGGCCATCGCCTGGCCGCTCTATTCGGACGGCGCCTATTCCTGGTACTGCAACACGATCCCGACGCCCGATGGCGGCACGCACGAGCAGGGTCTGCGCGCCGCGCTGACCAAGGGCATCCGCGCCTTTGCCGAGCTGGTCGGCGAAAAGAAGAAGGCCAAGGACATCACGCCCGACGACGTGGTGACCGGCTCGGAGATCATGCTCTCGGTCTTCATCCGCGATCCCCAGTTCCAGAGCCAGACCAAGGACCGCCTCACCAGCCCCGAAGCGGCGCGTCTGGTCGAGAACGCGGTGCGCGATCACTTCGACCACTTCCTCACCCACAACCTCGACCGCGGCAAGGCGCTGCTGGGCGCCGTGATCGAGCGGGTCGAGGATCGCCTGCGCCGCAAGGCCGAACGCGAGGTCAAGCGCAAGACCGCGACCAATGCCAAGAAGGTGCGCCTGCCCGGCAAGCTCACCGACTGTTCGGGCGAAGGGGAAGGCGAGACCGAACTGTTCATCGTCGAGGGCGACAGCGCAGGCGGCTCGGCCAAGCAGGCGCGCGACCGCAAGACCCAGGCGATCCTGCCGATCCGCGGCAAGATCCTCAACGTCGCGTCGGCCAGCGCCGACAAGATCCGCGCCAATCAGGAAATCGCGGACCTGATGCTCGCACTCGGCTGCGGCGTGCGCAAGGACTGCAACGCCGACAATCTGCGCTACGACCGCATCATCATCATGACCGATGCCGACGTCGACGGTGCCCATATCGCGACGCTGCTGATGACCTTCTTCTTCCAGGAGATGCCCGACATCGTGCGCAAGGGCCACCTCTACCTCGCGCAGCCGCCGCTCTATCGCCTGACTGCGGGCTCGACTTCGGCCTATGCACGCGACGATGCGCACCGCGCCGAGCTGGAGAAGACCCAGTTCAAGAACAAGAAGGTCGAGGTTGGCCGCTTCAAGGGCCTTGGCGAGATGAACCCGCAGCAATTGCGCGAGACCACGATGGCGCCCGCCAGCCGCTCGCTCATCCGCATCACGCTGCCGCCCGAGTACGAAGACCGTGCCGCGGTGAAGGACCTCGTCGACCGCCTCATGGGCCGCAATCCGGAACACCGCTTCCACTTCATCCAGAACCGCGCCGGCGACCTCGATCGCGATCTCATCGATGCGTAA
- the gshB gene encoding glutathione synthase — MSLRIAVQMDPLESVKIAGDSSFALMLSAQARGHELFHYDVRTLAYDTNEGAGGRLTCWGAPVTVQRVEGNHFTRGEYRLIDLVADIDVVLMRQDPPFDLGYITATHLLERLEGQTLVVNDPASVRNAPEKVFVLDYARFMPPTFIARGIDDVRRFQKRVIDSGLPGDLVVKPLHGNGGKAIFSVPADGTNLGALVEMFQNAWVEPFMVQPFLPDVTKGDKRIVLVDGVVAGAINRKPGEGEFRSNLAVGGYAEPCGLTVEEEEICAAMGPELKARGLVFVGIDVIGGKWLTEINVTSPTGIVAIDKFNGTDTGAMIWDAIEARHAAMKR, encoded by the coding sequence ATGAGCTTACGTATCGCCGTCCAGATGGACCCCCTCGAGAGCGTCAAGATCGCGGGCGACTCCTCGTTCGCCCTGATGCTCTCCGCGCAGGCGCGGGGGCACGAGCTGTTCCACTACGACGTGCGCACGCTCGCCTACGACACCAACGAGGGGGCGGGCGGGCGCCTGACCTGCTGGGGCGCGCCGGTCACCGTGCAGCGCGTCGAGGGCAACCACTTCACCCGCGGCGAGTACCGCCTGATCGATCTCGTCGCCGACATCGACGTCGTGCTGATGCGTCAGGACCCGCCGTTCGACCTCGGCTACATCACCGCGACGCACCTGCTCGAGCGGCTGGAGGGCCAGACGCTGGTCGTCAACGATCCCGCCTCAGTGCGCAATGCACCCGAGAAGGTCTTCGTGCTCGATTATGCGCGTTTCATGCCCCCTACCTTCATCGCGCGCGGGATCGACGACGTGCGCCGCTTCCAGAAGCGCGTGATCGATAGCGGCTTGCCCGGCGATCTCGTGGTCAAGCCGCTCCACGGCAATGGCGGCAAGGCGATCTTCTCGGTTCCTGCCGACGGCACCAACCTCGGCGCGCTGGTCGAGATGTTCCAGAACGCATGGGTCGAGCCGTTCATGGTCCAGCCCTTCCTCCCCGACGTCACCAAGGGCGACAAGCGCATCGTGCTCGTCGACGGCGTTGTCGCGGGCGCGATCAACCGCAAGCCGGGCGAGGGCGAATTTCGCTCCAACCTCGCGGTCGGCGGTTATGCCGAACCGTGCGGCCTGACGGTCGAGGAAGAGGAGATCTGCGCAGCGATGGGTCCGGAACTCAAGGCGCGGGGGCTCGTTTTCGTCGGTATCGACGTGATCGGCGGAAAATGGCTTACAGAAATCAACGTGACCTCTCCCACGGGCATCGTGGCGATCGACAAGTTCAACGGCACCGATACCGGGGCGATGATCTGGGACGCCATCGAGGCACGTCACGCGGCGATGAAGCGCTGA
- the rsmI gene encoding 16S rRNA (cytidine(1402)-2'-O)-methyltransferase, producing the protein MEQTLAPGLYIVATPIGNLGDITLRAIDTLKGCDVVACEDTRVTGKLMNHLGSRKKLVRYDDHASDDVRERLLEMMRSQPVALVSDAGTPLISDPGYRLVRDARERGIAVTSMPGPNAAVVAMTLSGLPNDRFLFAGFLPNKAKAREETLQELASLRATLIFYETAPRLDASLSAIAAVLPGREVSVAREITKKFEECRTGDPLEIAQHYAQNPPKGEIVLLVAPPGDEGRATLDEVDIDALLRAELALAKPSQAAGKVAKATGLDRKELYARAMELK; encoded by the coding sequence ATGGAACAGACTCTTGCGCCCGGCCTCTATATAGTCGCAACCCCTATTGGCAACCTGGGCGACATCACCTTGCGCGCAATCGATACGCTCAAGGGGTGCGACGTGGTTGCCTGCGAGGATACCCGCGTCACCGGAAAGCTCATGAACCACCTGGGTTCCCGCAAGAAGCTGGTGCGCTATGACGATCACGCGAGTGACGACGTGCGCGAACGCCTGCTCGAGATGATGCGCAGCCAGCCGGTCGCGCTGGTTAGCGATGCGGGAACGCCGCTGATCTCCGACCCCGGCTATCGGCTCGTGCGCGACGCGCGCGAGCGCGGGATCGCGGTGACCAGCATGCCCGGGCCCAATGCCGCGGTCGTGGCGATGACGCTCTCGGGCCTGCCCAACGACCGGTTCCTCTTCGCGGGGTTCTTGCCCAACAAGGCCAAGGCTCGCGAGGAGACGCTACAGGAACTGGCGAGCTTGCGCGCCACGCTGATCTTCTACGAAACGGCGCCGAGGCTCGATGCGTCCTTGAGTGCGATCGCAGCAGTCTTGCCGGGACGCGAGGTCAGCGTCGCACGCGAGATCACCAAGAAATTCGAGGAATGCCGGACCGGCGATCCGCTGGAAATTGCGCAGCATTATGCGCAAAATCCGCCCAAGGGCGAGATCGTGCTGCTGGTCGCACCCCCCGGTGACGAGGGGCGCGCCACGCTCGACGAGGTCGACATCGATGCGCTGCTGCGCGCGGAACTCGCCCTTGCCAAGCCCTCGCAGGCAGCCGGGAAGGTCGCCAAGGCGACCGGGCTCGACCGCAAGGAACTCTACGCAAGAGCCATGGAGCTCAAATAG
- a CDS encoding GFA family protein yields MSAPYEGSCNCGAITATFASEPMAVRQCWCRKCQKASAGGPTTNALFATDTMDLRGAVKWSGYEADSGNTVEQGFCPECGTPIFGRNSARQGSWMVRLGFLDGDHDLFPDMAIWLDQAPAWARVPEGIETCATQPAPSPAKS; encoded by the coding sequence ATGTCCGCGCCTTACGAAGGCTCGTGCAACTGCGGCGCGATCACCGCGACATTCGCCAGCGAACCCATGGCCGTGCGCCAGTGCTGGTGTCGCAAGTGCCAGAAGGCATCGGCAGGTGGGCCCACGACCAATGCCCTCTTCGCCACCGACACCATGGACCTGCGCGGCGCGGTAAAGTGGAGCGGCTACGAGGCAGACAGCGGCAATACCGTCGAGCAGGGCTTCTGTCCCGAATGCGGCACCCCGATCTTCGGCCGCAATTCGGCGCGACAGGGCTCGTGGATGGTGCGCCTCGGCTTTCTCGACGGTGACCATGACCTCTTCCCGGACATGGCGATCTGGCTCGATCAGGCTCCCGCCTGGGCCAGAGTCCCCGAGGGGATCGAGACCTGCGCGACGCAGCCTGCCCCCAGCCCGGCAAAGTCCTGA
- a CDS encoding DedA family protein has translation MTEWIYEVLRQSGYAGVTFLMALENIFPPIPSEVIMGLGGMAVARGHMSLVPLLAFGTLGATLGNYVLFLGADRLGYERCEPLVDRWGRWLTIEWNDVERSGEFLRSHGHWVVLFLRFMPMFRTIISIPAGLAHMGHIRFLVFTAIGSGIWNLLLVLAGRWFATRFQDAEYWLGVGTMVLIGLALVYYIYRVVTWPSSKEN, from the coding sequence ATGACTGAGTGGATCTACGAGGTTCTGCGCCAGTCCGGTTATGCCGGGGTGACGTTCCTGATGGCGCTCGAGAACATTTTCCCGCCGATCCCCTCCGAGGTGATCATGGGGCTGGGCGGCATGGCAGTGGCGCGCGGGCACATGTCGCTCGTGCCGCTGCTGGCCTTCGGGACGCTGGGCGCGACGCTGGGCAACTACGTGCTGTTCCTCGGCGCCGACCGGCTCGGCTACGAGCGCTGCGAACCGCTCGTTGATCGCTGGGGACGCTGGCTCACCATCGAGTGGAACGATGTCGAGCGCTCGGGCGAGTTCCTGCGCAGCCACGGCCATTGGGTGGTCCTGTTCCTGCGTTTCATGCCGATGTTTCGCACGATCATCTCGATCCCTGCGGGACTCGCGCATATGGGCCACATCCGCTTCCTCGTCTTCACCGCGATCGGCTCGGGCATCTGGAACCTGCTGCTGGTCCTTGCCGGGCGCTGGTTCGCGACGCGCTTCCAGGACGCGGAGTATTGGCTCGGGGTGGGAACCATGGTGCTGATCGGGCTCGCGCTGGTCTATTACATCTATCGCGTCGTGACCTGGCCTTCCTCGAAAGAGAACTAG
- a CDS encoding penicillin-binding protein activator: MFDKRLNSRINRRNLLAVASMAALAGCAVVPKTSVPPVEAPRPEPAPSVIPTDTAHHRIALLVPTSGENGAVGQSIANAATMALLDTNAANLRITTYDTAGDAGAAASRALADGNRLILGPLLSDNISAVNAVASRAQVPLISFSNDEKAAGKNVFVMGNLPGQSVARTVAFARSQGIATFAALVPRGDYGERTSSALMQSVRDSGGAVIAMEPYDRSAASITAAAKRIKSKSGYAALLIADSGSLSARAASAFKAEGDPVNVRFLGTELWGGEKQLSATPALQGAWFSTVTDQNFKQFSTSYKGRFGNQPFRIATLGYDAVLLTLRVARDWKEGAPFPGAKLTSPDGFLGLDGAFRFTRGGVVERALEVRQVDAGAVRVVDAAPTRFAK, encoded by the coding sequence ATGTTCGACAAGCGCCTCAATTCACGGATCAATCGGCGCAATCTGCTTGCCGTGGCATCGATGGCAGCCCTCGCCGGCTGCGCGGTCGTTCCCAAGACCAGCGTTCCCCCGGTAGAGGCTCCCCGCCCCGAGCCCGCACCCAGCGTGATCCCGACCGACACCGCGCATCACCGCATCGCGCTGCTGGTGCCGACTTCCGGCGAGAACGGCGCAGTCGGCCAGTCGATTGCCAATGCCGCGACGATGGCATTGCTCGACACCAACGCGGCGAACCTGCGCATCACGACTTACGACACGGCTGGCGATGCGGGCGCAGCCGCGAGCCGCGCACTCGCCGACGGCAACCGCCTGATCCTGGGCCCATTGCTCTCGGACAACATCTCCGCCGTCAATGCCGTCGCTTCGCGCGCGCAGGTTCCGCTGATCTCCTTCTCGAACGACGAGAAGGCCGCCGGCAAGAACGTCTTCGTCATGGGCAACCTGCCCGGGCAGTCGGTCGCGCGCACCGTCGCCTTCGCACGCAGCCAAGGCATCGCGACTTTCGCCGCGCTCGTCCCGCGCGGCGACTACGGCGAGCGCACCAGCTCCGCACTGATGCAGTCGGTGCGCGACAGTGGCGGCGCGGTCATCGCCATGGAACCTTACGACCGTTCGGCGGCCTCGATCACCGCCGCTGCCAAGCGTATCAAGTCGAAGAGCGGCTATGCCGCGCTGCTCATCGCCGACAGCGGCTCGCTCTCGGCACGCGCAGCGAGCGCCTTCAAGGCCGAAGGCGACCCGGTCAACGTCCGCTTTCTCGGCACCGAGCTGTGGGGCGGTGAAAAGCAGCTGAGCGCCACGCCCGCGCTGCAAGGCGCCTGGTTCTCGACGGTGACCGACCAGAACTTCAAGCAATTCTCCACCAGCTACAAGGGCCGCTTCGGCAACCAGCCCTTCCGCATCGCCACGCTGGGCTACGACGCGGTGCTGCTGACGCTGCGCGTCGCGCGCGACTGGAAGGAAGGCGCCCCCTTCCCCGGCGCGAAGCTGACCTCGCCCGACGGTTTCCTCGGTCTTGACGGCGCCTTCCGCTTCACCCGCGGCGGCGTGGTCGAGCGCGCTCTGGAGGTGCGTCAGGTCGACGCCGGGGCAGTACGCGTGGTGGACGCAGCCCCGACGCGGTTCGCCAAGTAA
- a CDS encoding NYN domain-containing protein, whose amino-acid sequence MPQRRSAQSRNIALLIDADNASPANLESALTILGDLGNVNIRRVYGNWSKQGLKGWAGLVHRYALEPQQQFDLTKGKNATDMKMTIDAMDLLYGGHVDGFGLMTSDSDFMPLAIRIRQNGTPVYGFGTARTPEAFREACTRFIDLGAMAAEQEREPDAPAPSKPAVDESLVELLGDAWKASKRDDDGFASLSEVGQRAANRSSFDARSYGFSRLSELVQSLPQFASEKRESGLFVKRLR is encoded by the coding sequence GTGCCCCAACGCCGCAGTGCCCAGTCCCGCAACATCGCGCTCCTGATCGATGCCGACAATGCCTCGCCCGCGAACCTCGAGAGCGCGCTGACGATTCTTGGCGATCTCGGCAATGTCAATATCCGGCGGGTCTACGGGAACTGGAGCAAGCAGGGGCTGAAGGGCTGGGCAGGCCTCGTCCACCGCTACGCGCTCGAGCCGCAGCAGCAGTTCGACCTGACCAAGGGCAAGAACGCGACCGACATGAAGATGACGATCGACGCCATGGACCTGCTCTACGGGGGGCATGTCGACGGTTTTGGTCTGATGACCAGCGACAGCGACTTCATGCCGCTCGCCATTCGCATCCGCCAGAACGGTACCCCGGTCTACGGCTTCGGCACCGCGCGCACGCCTGAGGCATTCCGCGAGGCCTGCACCCGGTTCATCGATCTTGGCGCCATGGCCGCCGAGCAGGAGCGCGAGCCCGATGCGCCTGCGCCTTCCAAGCCTGCGGTCGATGAAAGCCTCGTCGAACTCCTCGGGGATGCCTGGAAGGCGAGCAAGCGCGACGACGACGGGTTCGCCAGCCTGTCCGAGGTCGGTCAGCGCGCCGCCAACCGCTCCAGCTTCGATGCGCGCAGCTATGGCTTCTCGCGTTTATCCGAACTCGTGCAGAGCCTGCCCCAGTTTGCGAGCGAGAAGCGTGAGAGCGGACTTTTCGTGAAGCGTCTGCGCTAG